In a single window of the Nicotiana tomentosiformis chromosome 8, ASM39032v3, whole genome shotgun sequence genome:
- the LOC104116024 gene encoding plant UBX domain-containing protein 8 isoform X2: MATPNQEAIDTFMNITGVSETTAIQKLEEHGGDLNEAVNAHFNQGDSNRVYAAPLAAAPDEDAMEIDDPITEEFRRPPFSVLSSSRSPNPFSLLDPNFTRSVFDTDLTSRAPFVSHPRQVREIPIEVKDGDGQSGHSRNAPIIEDVTDTEQTHGPETGGTVIVDDDDDEVVPSPLSTHAARHRDRTNDVIFDGDSTATFSRPSAPGDSVLPDYTNDIEEEMVRAAIEASKRDAEMSNQQLDVNNDLSDPTPQPRQSHLEDAQLAHAVSLSLKTAEQEKAIHELGSKAISEPEGYKPAEEDERGKSITSNGRSEVGSSSVPDEAEDLEEEPLVWRRRKPISSGSETAPDIEEHVVSPLSSPRQHDNLNHSPRNGADFPSDEWGGISSLEHDEAVMLEAALFGGIPEGSGYRLPNAPHQLMQNGVEGPMGPYQWRMPRPPSPSLVAQRLLREQQDDEYHAALQADREKELKAKEEAEAALEEKRQEEEESRRKAEEEKEMERQLAAKEASLPQEPTADNENAVNLVVRMPDGSRRGRRFLKSDRLQYLFDYIDVGRAVKPGTYRLVRPYPRRAFSDGESVLSLDELGLSSKQEALYLEMI; encoded by the exons GAGCATGGTGGGGATCTGAATGAAGCTGTGAATGCACATTTCAATCAGGGGGACAGCAACAG AGTATATGCAGCACCTCTTGCTGCTGCTCCAGATGAGGATGCTATGGAAATAGATGATCCAATTACAGAGGAATTTCGCAGACCTCCCTTTTCAGTTCTTTCCTCTTCTAGAAGTCCAAATCCTTTCTCCCTTCTTGATCCTAATTTCACTAGAAGTGTGTTTGACACCGATCTTACAAGCCGTGCTCCATTTGTTTCACATCCAAGACAAGTAAGAGAGATCCCTATTGAGGTGAAGGATGGGGATGGACAATCTGGTCATTCCAGAAATGCTCCTATAATAGAGGATGTTACAGACACTGAGCAGACCCATGGCCCAGAAACAGGTGGGACTGTCATAGTTGATGACGATGATGACGAAGTAGTTCCAAGTCCTCTGTCAACACATGCTGCCAGGCATCGTGATAGAACAAATGACGTTATCTTTGACGGCGACTCTACAGCAACGTTTTCAAGACCAAGTGCTCCTGGTGACAGTGTCTTGCCTGACTATACCAATGATATTGAGGAGGAAATGGTTCGTGCTGCGATTGAAGCTTCCAAACGTGATGCTGAAATGTCGAACCAACAACTTGATGTCAATAAT GATCTAAGTGATCCAACGCCTCAACCAAGGCAGTCTCATCTAGAAGATGCTCAACTTGCACATGCAGTATCTTTGTCTTTGAAG ACTGCTGAGCAGGAGAAAGCGATTCATGAACTAGGAAGCAAAGCTATATCAGAACCAGAAGGTTACAAGCCAGCTGAGGAGGATGAGCGTGGAAAATCTATAACCTCAAATGGAAG ATCAGAGGTGGGGAGTTCATCCGTCCCAGATGAAGCTGAAGATTTGGAAGAGGAACCACTGGTTTGGCGCAGAAGAAAACCCATATCTTCAGGTTCTGAAACAGCCCCAGATATCGAAGAGCATGTTGTTAGCCCATTATCAAGTCCTCGACAGCATGATAATCTTAACCACTCCCCGAGAAACGGGGCTGACTTCCCTTCTGATGAG TGGGGCGGCATCTCATCCCTGGAACACGATGAAGCTGTCATGCTTGAGGCTGCATTATTTGGTGGAATACCTGAGGGTAGTGGATATCGTTTGCCTAATGCACCTCATCAGCTTATGCAGAATGGTGTTGAGGGACCTATGGGTCCTTATCAATGGCGCATGCCTCGTCCCCCATCACCCTCTCTTGTGGCCCAGCGTTTACTTCGGGAACAACAG GATGATGAATATCACGCTGCATTGCAAGCTGATAGAGAAAAGGAATTGAAGGCCAAGGAAGAAGCTGAAGCTGCTCTTGAAGAAAAGAGGCAGGAAGAGGAGGAGTCACGAAGGAAAGCAGAGGAGGAAAAG GAAATGGAGAGACAATTAGCAGCAAAAGAAGCTTCACTTCCTCAGGAGCCAACAGCAGATAACGAGAATGCTGTGAATCTTGTTGTACGTATGCCAGATGGCAGCCGCAGAGGGAGGCGCTTTCTCAAATCTGATAGATTACAG TATCTTTTCGATTACATTGATGTTGGCAGAGCGGTCAAGCCCGGCACATACAGATTG GTAAGACCTTATCCTAGGCGTGCTTTCAGTGATGGAGAGAGTGTCCTCTCTCTGGACGAACTGGGGTTATCCAGCAAACAAGAAGCGCTGTATCTGGAGATGATATAA
- the LOC104116024 gene encoding plant UBX domain-containing protein 8 isoform X1, which produces MATPNQEAIDTFMNITGVSETTAIQKLEEHGGDLNEAVNAHFNQGDSNRVYAAPLAAAPDEDAMEIDDPITEEFRRPPFSVLSSSRSPNPFSLLDPNFTRSVFDTDLTSRAPFVSHPRQVREIPIEVKDGDGQSGHSRNAPIIEDVTDTEQTHGPETGGTVIVDDDDDEVVPSPLSTHAARHRDRTNDVIFDGDSTATFSRPSAPGDSVLPDYTNDIEEEMVRAAIEASKRDAEMSNQQLDVNNDLSDPTPQPRQSHLEDAQLAHAVSLSLKTAEQEKAIHELGSKAISEPEGYKPAEEDERGKSITSNGRQFRSEVGSSSVPDEAEDLEEEPLVWRRRKPISSGSETAPDIEEHVVSPLSSPRQHDNLNHSPRNGADFPSDEWGGISSLEHDEAVMLEAALFGGIPEGSGYRLPNAPHQLMQNGVEGPMGPYQWRMPRPPSPSLVAQRLLREQQDDEYHAALQADREKELKAKEEAEAALEEKRQEEEESRRKAEEEKEMERQLAAKEASLPQEPTADNENAVNLVVRMPDGSRRGRRFLKSDRLQYLFDYIDVGRAVKPGTYRLVRPYPRRAFSDGESVLSLDELGLSSKQEALYLEMI; this is translated from the exons GAGCATGGTGGGGATCTGAATGAAGCTGTGAATGCACATTTCAATCAGGGGGACAGCAACAG AGTATATGCAGCACCTCTTGCTGCTGCTCCAGATGAGGATGCTATGGAAATAGATGATCCAATTACAGAGGAATTTCGCAGACCTCCCTTTTCAGTTCTTTCCTCTTCTAGAAGTCCAAATCCTTTCTCCCTTCTTGATCCTAATTTCACTAGAAGTGTGTTTGACACCGATCTTACAAGCCGTGCTCCATTTGTTTCACATCCAAGACAAGTAAGAGAGATCCCTATTGAGGTGAAGGATGGGGATGGACAATCTGGTCATTCCAGAAATGCTCCTATAATAGAGGATGTTACAGACACTGAGCAGACCCATGGCCCAGAAACAGGTGGGACTGTCATAGTTGATGACGATGATGACGAAGTAGTTCCAAGTCCTCTGTCAACACATGCTGCCAGGCATCGTGATAGAACAAATGACGTTATCTTTGACGGCGACTCTACAGCAACGTTTTCAAGACCAAGTGCTCCTGGTGACAGTGTCTTGCCTGACTATACCAATGATATTGAGGAGGAAATGGTTCGTGCTGCGATTGAAGCTTCCAAACGTGATGCTGAAATGTCGAACCAACAACTTGATGTCAATAAT GATCTAAGTGATCCAACGCCTCAACCAAGGCAGTCTCATCTAGAAGATGCTCAACTTGCACATGCAGTATCTTTGTCTTTGAAG ACTGCTGAGCAGGAGAAAGCGATTCATGAACTAGGAAGCAAAGCTATATCAGAACCAGAAGGTTACAAGCCAGCTGAGGAGGATGAGCGTGGAAAATCTATAACCTCAAATGGAAG GCAATTTAGATCAGAGGTGGGGAGTTCATCCGTCCCAGATGAAGCTGAAGATTTGGAAGAGGAACCACTGGTTTGGCGCAGAAGAAAACCCATATCTTCAGGTTCTGAAACAGCCCCAGATATCGAAGAGCATGTTGTTAGCCCATTATCAAGTCCTCGACAGCATGATAATCTTAACCACTCCCCGAGAAACGGGGCTGACTTCCCTTCTGATGAG TGGGGCGGCATCTCATCCCTGGAACACGATGAAGCTGTCATGCTTGAGGCTGCATTATTTGGTGGAATACCTGAGGGTAGTGGATATCGTTTGCCTAATGCACCTCATCAGCTTATGCAGAATGGTGTTGAGGGACCTATGGGTCCTTATCAATGGCGCATGCCTCGTCCCCCATCACCCTCTCTTGTGGCCCAGCGTTTACTTCGGGAACAACAG GATGATGAATATCACGCTGCATTGCAAGCTGATAGAGAAAAGGAATTGAAGGCCAAGGAAGAAGCTGAAGCTGCTCTTGAAGAAAAGAGGCAGGAAGAGGAGGAGTCACGAAGGAAAGCAGAGGAGGAAAAG GAAATGGAGAGACAATTAGCAGCAAAAGAAGCTTCACTTCCTCAGGAGCCAACAGCAGATAACGAGAATGCTGTGAATCTTGTTGTACGTATGCCAGATGGCAGCCGCAGAGGGAGGCGCTTTCTCAAATCTGATAGATTACAG TATCTTTTCGATTACATTGATGTTGGCAGAGCGGTCAAGCCCGGCACATACAGATTG GTAAGACCTTATCCTAGGCGTGCTTTCAGTGATGGAGAGAGTGTCCTCTCTCTGGACGAACTGGGGTTATCCAGCAAACAAGAAGCGCTGTATCTGGAGATGATATAA